A stretch of the Mesorhizobium huakuii genome encodes the following:
- a CDS encoding LysR substrate-binding domain-containing protein: protein MTLRDLPLSGLRALVAAARAGSLTRAAEELGVTPGAIGHQIRQLEERLGAKLVRREGNGIVLTRAAEAALPDIDRGFDALATGMRRLRFERQAETFTISADPSFASLWLAPRLAMVRPALGRLEVRIVASVALDAMAEEGVDLAISYRKGSASDIAALDLFTERVIPACAPALVEAHAGPDRAEVLDRTPLLHIDPMMGDDVYPTWRDWFAAAARQRKDIDQGPRFGLTIVAAQAAIAGMGALLASELVLRRHLDAGHLVEIAREIPALTIKRRIVWPEHGPKARRAAAVAAALLASAATGIDGALPR from the coding sequence ATGACGCTGAGAGATTTGCCGCTTTCCGGTTTACGTGCGCTGGTGGCGGCCGCCAGGGCCGGCAGCCTGACGCGCGCCGCCGAGGAGCTGGGCGTGACGCCCGGCGCCATCGGCCACCAGATCCGGCAGTTGGAAGAACGGCTCGGCGCCAAGCTGGTGCGGCGCGAAGGCAACGGCATCGTGCTCACCCGTGCCGCCGAGGCTGCCTTGCCCGACATCGATCGCGGCTTCGATGCACTCGCCACCGGCATGCGCCGGCTGCGCTTCGAGCGGCAGGCCGAGACCTTCACCATCTCGGCCGATCCATCCTTCGCCTCGCTCTGGCTGGCGCCTCGCCTTGCGATGGTACGGCCGGCTCTGGGGCGGCTCGAGGTCCGCATCGTCGCTTCCGTCGCGCTCGACGCCATGGCGGAGGAAGGCGTCGATCTCGCGATCAGCTACCGCAAGGGATCGGCATCGGACATCGCGGCGCTCGACCTCTTCACCGAACGGGTCATCCCGGCCTGCGCGCCGGCGCTGGTCGAGGCTCATGCCGGGCCGGACAGGGCCGAGGTACTGGACAGGACGCCGCTGCTGCATATCGACCCGATGATGGGCGACGATGTCTACCCCACCTGGCGGGACTGGTTCGCCGCGGCAGCGCGGCAAAGAAAGGACATCGACCAGGGCCCGCGCTTTGGACTGACCATCGTAGCGGCGCAAGCGGCGATCGCCGGCATGGGTGCGTTGCTGGCCAGCGAACTGGTGTTGCGCCGCCATCTCGACGCGGGCCATCTGGTCGAGATCGCGCGCGAAATACCGGCGCTGACCATCAAGCGCCGCATCGTCTGGCCCGAACACGGCCCGAAGGCGCGCCGCGCCGCGGCGGTGGCGGCGGCACTCCTGGCGTCCGCCGCCACCGGCATCGACGGCGCCCTGCCGCGATGA
- a CDS encoding DUF1344 domain-containing protein: protein MKRTLVTTAALLAFLGTAYAATVQGTIQAVDPTTKSITLDDGKIYQLSPDAAVGKLKVGAKVAVTVDDKTGMVTSIKKAS, encoded by the coding sequence ATGAAAAGAACCCTCGTAACCACCGCCGCTCTGCTCGCCTTCCTCGGCACGGCCTATGCTGCGACCGTTCAGGGCACCATACAGGCGGTCGACCCGACGACCAAGTCGATCACGCTCGACGACGGCAAGATCTACCAGCTGTCACCGGACGCGGCGGTCGGCAAACTGAAGGTCGGCGCCAAGGTGGCGGTGACCGTCGACGACAAGACCGGCATGGTGACGTCGATCAAGAAGGCTTCGTAG
- a CDS encoding clavaminate synthase family protein has product MENFPCLGWSKKFNRRGNQMLDTPKQASQQRHAGAPIRAMRLEGARVAVELADGRSAKLSTRWLRLACECAQCGDTASGKRWLTPADVGKAIHVESFDLSTPGQITAIWQDGHVSQYDAAFLAGHAGGSGPVRFQPQLWHSDLSARLSRFAFDAVVADDETLFQSLRALRDHGIAMLTGVPAETEATARVAGRYGPIRETSYGKVFDLISRPDARVAGETARAQIPHTDEPFRYAPPGFIFFHAIRTGAGSGGTSLMVDGFHVAELMRTRTPELFDLLTRHGVTFHREHEGEVFFSAEAHVISLDAAGAVTGIRYNDRCLAPQWAPLERIDGLIEALAELTRLICDPQNQFQHQLQPGEVLVFDNQRVLHGRSAFDPRLAVRHLRSCNIDRDGVHSAFRTLARRFAPDEAEAVLYQGAIF; this is encoded by the coding sequence ATGGAGAATTTTCCGTGCCTAGGCTGGTCGAAGAAATTCAACCGCAGGGGAAACCAGATGCTCGACACGCCAAAGCAAGCAAGCCAGCAAAGACATGCCGGCGCGCCGATCCGCGCCATGCGCCTGGAAGGCGCACGCGTTGCCGTCGAGTTGGCCGACGGCCGCTCGGCAAAACTCTCGACGCGCTGGCTGCGGCTCGCCTGCGAATGCGCGCAATGCGGCGACACCGCCTCGGGCAAGAGGTGGCTGACGCCGGCCGATGTCGGCAAGGCCATTCATGTCGAGAGTTTTGACCTCTCCACGCCCGGGCAGATCACCGCCATCTGGCAGGATGGGCATGTCTCGCAGTACGACGCGGCTTTCCTGGCTGGCCATGCCGGCGGCTCGGGTCCGGTCCGGTTCCAGCCGCAATTGTGGCACAGCGATCTGTCAGCACGGCTTAGCCGCTTCGCCTTCGACGCTGTGGTCGCGGACGATGAGACGCTGTTCCAATCACTGCGGGCGCTGCGCGACCACGGCATCGCCATGTTGACCGGCGTGCCGGCCGAGACGGAAGCGACGGCGCGGGTCGCCGGCCGTTACGGGCCGATCCGCGAGACCAGCTACGGCAAGGTGTTCGACCTGATCTCGCGGCCGGACGCACGCGTGGCGGGCGAGACGGCGCGGGCGCAGATCCCGCATACGGACGAGCCGTTCCGCTATGCGCCGCCGGGCTTCATCTTCTTCCACGCCATCCGCACGGGCGCGGGCAGCGGCGGCACGTCGCTGATGGTCGACGGCTTTCATGTCGCCGAGCTGATGCGGACGCGTACGCCCGAACTGTTCGATCTGTTGACGCGGCACGGCGTCACCTTCCACCGCGAGCACGAAGGCGAGGTCTTCTTCAGCGCCGAGGCGCATGTCATCAGCCTCGACGCGGCGGGCGCCGTCACCGGCATCCGCTACAATGACCGGTGCCTCGCACCGCAATGGGCGCCCCTGGAGCGGATCGACGGGCTGATCGAGGCGCTGGCCGAACTGACGCGGCTGATCTGCGATCCGCAAAACCAGTTCCAGCACCAGCTTCAGCCGGGCGAAGTGCTGGTCTTCGACAATCAGCGCGTCCTGCACGGCCGCAGCGCCTTCGACCCGAGGCTCGCCGTGCGGCATCTGAGAAGCTGCAACATCGACCGCGACGGCGTGCACAGCGCGTTTCGGACGTTGGCCAGACGGTTTGCGCCTGATGAGGCGGAGGCGGTTTTGTATCAGGGGGCTATTTTCTGA
- a CDS encoding DUF3137 domain-containing protein: protein MPDETVIAGIRKNIEAYEAARASAVRQVRWRVPLFVGLVLVAVALIAWLFNKVADPNEQWFSTPHVFLYIIGFIVSILVYFRARKPATRLQQSFRETLMPIIFGFIGDMRYQHDVTPNSFDRLPRETVGGASMSRFDDIISGRYDGFAFELYEADLWDGASTKTKATTFKGVIVAFEAVEPFPGILVATRRTNAVMGFFRGMFASKMQELSSGVPELDAAYEFRTDNVEAARPLVMGRLAQALKWLGETWPDDPARVALNGGDGFLLLPQAKNFFELPEISVPLDYTRHVAPMISDMGAMLATAALVRKIGARDGG, encoded by the coding sequence ATGCCGGATGAGACGGTCATCGCCGGCATCCGGAAGAACATCGAGGCCTATGAGGCGGCGCGGGCTTCGGCGGTGCGGCAGGTGCGTTGGCGGGTGCCGCTGTTCGTCGGGCTGGTGCTGGTGGCCGTGGCGCTGATCGCCTGGCTGTTCAACAAGGTCGCCGATCCCAACGAGCAATGGTTTTCGACGCCGCATGTGTTTCTCTATATCATCGGCTTCATCGTTTCGATCCTGGTCTACTTCCGAGCCAGAAAGCCGGCGACGCGACTGCAGCAATCGTTCCGCGAAACGCTGATGCCGATCATCTTCGGCTTCATCGGGGATATGCGCTACCAGCACGACGTGACGCCGAATTCCTTCGACCGGTTGCCGCGCGAGACGGTCGGTGGCGCCAGCATGAGCCGCTTCGACGATATCATATCGGGACGCTATGACGGGTTTGCGTTCGAACTCTACGAGGCTGACCTTTGGGATGGGGCGTCGACCAAGACCAAGGCGACAACCTTCAAGGGCGTCATCGTCGCGTTCGAGGCCGTCGAGCCGTTTCCGGGGATACTGGTGGCGACGCGGCGCACCAATGCGGTCATGGGCTTCTTCCGCGGCATGTTCGCCAGCAAGATGCAGGAACTGTCATCCGGCGTGCCCGAACTTGATGCAGCCTACGAATTCCGCACCGACAATGTCGAGGCGGCGCGGCCGCTGGTGATGGGCCGGCTGGCGCAGGCGCTGAAATGGCTCGGCGAAACCTGGCCGGACGATCCGGCGCGTGTCGCGCTCAATGGCGGCGATGGTTTCCTGCTGTTGCCGCAGGCAAAGAATTTCTTCGAGCTGCCGGAGATTTCGGTGCCGCTCGATTACACCAGGCATGTCGCGCCGATGATCTCCGACATGGGCGCCATGCTGGCGACGGCCGCCCTGGTGCGCAAGATCGGGGCGAGGGACGGGGGCTAG
- a CDS encoding CapA family protein — MSNYPLSYKLSWLPRFLKPSLGGDGNGFAPMAGTLMEPPPGKTVRLAFIGDISAVANRQAPDCDPAIKALLGTADLVIGNCESPVVDRPSAMLGTKLGTHHAMTERFLTEALAATGIACAKLVLSLANNHALDQGVAGFDETVAALERLGIRIIGLAADGPVQPVKVGPVNVGFAAFTLWRNADESLFAGRVSMGSDLAGWPRNGFDLLCAVPHWDWEFRHFPRAGTRALARRLAGQGVGLIAGHHAHVVQPVERIGETVVAYGLGDFLGTALARQPWPGRIGGIFVADVSADAGSRGAIAAYQMHPFVRLRDGDHERLVPVEGLEGAMRGKVEERLGAIFPSPLVGEGGREAAG, encoded by the coding sequence GTGTCGAACTATCCGCTTTCCTACAAACTGTCCTGGCTGCCGCGTTTCCTGAAACCGTCGCTTGGCGGCGACGGCAACGGGTTTGCGCCGATGGCGGGGACGTTGATGGAGCCCCCGCCGGGAAAGACGGTGCGGCTTGCCTTCATCGGCGACATCTCGGCGGTGGCCAACCGCCAGGCGCCGGATTGCGATCCGGCGATCAAGGCACTGCTTGGCACTGCCGATCTGGTGATTGGCAATTGCGAAAGCCCTGTCGTGGACAGGCCGAGCGCGATGCTCGGCACAAAGCTCGGCACGCATCATGCTATGACCGAGCGGTTTCTGACCGAGGCGCTGGCGGCGACCGGGATTGCGTGTGCAAAACTGGTGCTGTCGCTGGCCAACAATCATGCGCTCGACCAGGGCGTCGCCGGTTTCGACGAGACGGTGGCGGCGCTGGAGCGGCTTGGCATCCGTATCATCGGACTGGCCGCCGATGGCCCGGTGCAGCCTGTCAAGGTCGGGCCGGTGAATGTCGGGTTTGCAGCCTTCACGCTATGGCGCAATGCAGATGAGAGCCTGTTTGCCGGGCGTGTGTCGATGGGCAGCGATCTGGCCGGCTGGCCGCGCAACGGCTTCGACCTCCTCTGCGCCGTGCCGCATTGGGACTGGGAGTTCCGGCACTTTCCGCGTGCCGGGACGCGGGCATTGGCCAGACGCCTGGCCGGGCAGGGCGTCGGGCTGATCGCCGGCCATCATGCGCATGTGGTGCAGCCGGTGGAGCGGATCGGCGAGACTGTCGTCGCCTATGGGCTCGGCGATTTCCTTGGCACCGCCCTGGCCCGCCAGCCATGGCCGGGGCGCATTGGCGGGATTTTTGTCGCGGATGTCAGCGCGGATGCGGGGTCGCGTGGTGCGATTGCGGCTTACCAGATGCATCCGTTCGTGCGGCTGCGGGACGGGGATCATGAACGGCTCGTGCCGGTGGAGGGGCTGGAGGGTGCGATGAGGGGAAAGGTCGAGGAGCGGTTGGGCGCGATCTTTCCTTCTCCCCTTGTGGGAGAAGGTGGCCGCGAAGCGGCCGGATGA
- a CDS encoding FAD-binding oxidoreductase, protein MAKGGDINDASGLSRTPIYGVVEVSEEDHIAKALAFARANGLKVSLAAIRHSMGGHAFDDNALVLDLKKFNKVAVDAAAKTMTLQPGARWHDIQNMLHPRFAVKAMQSTDIFSVGGSLSVNAHGMDHQAGSVAGSIRSMRVMLADGSVTTCSPTENTELFRHVVGGYGLFGVVLEATLDVVDNAVYRTSREIIKSDDFPKFFAEVLEPNKDIGLFYGHLSTAPGNFLKDMIVYRYDKVAEEPPADQPAIGEPGSVGLKRVIINLAKWGSLFQELKWFTEKTLEPKFETCTVARTTAMAQGEACLVTRNNPMHDSVPYLFNDLTDETDILHEYFIPRAAYNPFITAAREDPAQPVPASAQCLCAHRPQGGCGADLRAGAGLFAGALHQPAGRCRRQCQDAGADAGADRCDDQAWRAVLPALPAALYGQGVAGVLSRTAGLPGDETTL, encoded by the coding sequence TTGGCGAAGGGTGGTGACATCAACGACGCCAGCGGCCTGTCGCGGACGCCGATCTATGGCGTCGTCGAGGTCAGCGAGGAGGACCATATCGCCAAGGCGTTGGCCTTCGCGCGGGCCAACGGGTTGAAAGTGTCGCTGGCCGCCATCCGCCATTCGATGGGCGGCCATGCCTTCGACGACAATGCGCTGGTGCTCGACCTCAAGAAATTCAACAAGGTCGCTGTGGATGCGGCGGCAAAGACCATGACGCTGCAGCCCGGCGCGCGCTGGCACGACATCCAGAACATGCTGCACCCGCGCTTCGCGGTGAAGGCGATGCAGTCGACCGACATTTTTTCGGTCGGCGGCTCGCTGTCGGTCAACGCGCATGGCATGGACCACCAGGCGGGTTCGGTTGCCGGCTCGATCCGCTCGATGCGGGTGATGCTGGCCGACGGGTCGGTGACGACCTGCTCGCCAACCGAGAACACCGAGCTGTTCCGCCATGTCGTTGGCGGCTATGGCCTGTTCGGCGTGGTGCTGGAGGCGACGCTCGATGTCGTCGACAACGCCGTCTACCGCACCTCGCGCGAAATCATCAAATCCGACGATTTCCCGAAATTCTTTGCCGAGGTGCTGGAGCCGAACAAGGATATCGGCCTGTTCTACGGCCATCTGTCGACGGCCCCGGGCAATTTCCTCAAGGACATGATCGTCTACCGCTACGACAAGGTGGCCGAAGAGCCGCCGGCCGACCAGCCGGCGATCGGCGAACCGGGCTCGGTCGGGCTGAAGCGGGTGATCATCAACCTGGCGAAATGGGGCAGCCTGTTCCAGGAGCTGAAGTGGTTCACCGAAAAGACGCTGGAGCCGAAATTCGAGACCTGCACGGTGGCCCGAACGACGGCCATGGCCCAGGGTGAAGCCTGCCTCGTCACCCGCAACAACCCGATGCACGATTCAGTGCCGTATCTGTTCAACGATCTGACTGATGAGACCGACATCCTGCACGAATATTTTATTCCGCGCGCTGCGTATAATCCATTCATCACCGCAGCGCGCGAGGATCCTGCGCAACCAGTCCCTGCCAGTGCTCAATGCCTCTGTGCGCATCGTCCACAAGGAGGATGTGGCGCTGACCTACGCGCCGGAGCCGGCCTATTCGCTGGTGCTCTACATCAACCAGCCGGCCGATGCCGACGGCAATGCCAGGATGCGGGCGCTGACGCGGGCGCTGATCGATGTGACGATCAAGCATGGCGGGCGGTTCTTCCTGCCCTACCAGCTGCACTATACGGCCAAGGAGTTGCTGGCGTCCTATCCCGAACTGCCGGCCTTCCTGGCGACGAAACGACACTATGA